The Brachyspira aalborgi genome has a segment encoding these proteins:
- a CDS encoding bacteriohemerythrin, translated as MRKNNANETENESREDGVFIEWSPLYDTKHKIIDEQHRELVNIINDLYLSTIDNKSNKNEAFIKAAKRCIDYTDYHFKTEEKIMDIINYSDAENHKTMHKDFYNEVVKQISRYQEGQPFVANKLVKYLKDWLLEHIAFRDKIFVEELMRVLRERENK; from the coding sequence ATGAGAAAGAATAATGCTAATGAGACAGAAAACGAAAGCAGAGAGGATGGCGTTTTTATAGAATGGAGTCCTCTATACGATACAAAGCATAAAATTATAGACGAACAGCATAGAGAACTTGTAAATATAATTAACGACCTTTACTTATCGACTATAGATAATAAATCAAACAAAAATGAGGCTTTTATTAAAGCGGCGAAAAGATGCATCGATTATACCGATTATCATTTTAAGACGGAAGAGAAAATAATGGATATTATAAATTATTCGGATGCGGAAAATCATAAAACTATGCATAAAGATTTTTATAACGAAGTGGTAAAGCAAATAAGTAGATATCAGGAAGGACAGCCTTTTGTCGCTAATAAATTGGTAAAATACTTAAAAGATTGGCTTTTGGAACATATAGCGTTTAGAGATAAAATTTTTGTAGAAGAGTTAATGCGCGTTTTAAGAGAGAGGGAAAATAAATAA
- a CDS encoding ZIP family metal transporter codes for MFDSPIALALFGGLITWTFTSLGSALVFIFFSEIKPKVLATMYGFAAGVMTAASFWSLLAPSIELSSKMDLPKWIIPVLGFLFGSFFIWILDKVLPHMHIVNGHEEKEGPKIQLSKSVLLFLAITLHNIPEGLAVGVTFGAFSIGQSGITLASAMALTLGIGLQNLPEGAAVSLPLKTTGVSKLKSFALGSLSGLVEPIAAVIGALTVTKLTLILPAALSFSAGAMIYVVIEELVPEAVAEEHNHFGVFGFIFGFAIMMILDIALN; via the coding sequence ATGTTTGATTCTCCAATAGCTTTGGCTTTATTCGGCGGACTTATAACTTGGACTTTTACAAGTTTAGGTTCGGCTTTAGTATTTATTTTTTTCTCTGAAATTAAACCAAAAGTTTTGGCTACTATGTATGGATTTGCAGCGGGCGTAATGACTGCCGCAAGTTTTTGGTCTCTGCTTGCTCCTTCGATAGAATTATCTTCAAAAATGGATTTGCCTAAATGGATTATTCCCGTTTTAGGATTTTTATTCGGAAGTTTTTTTATATGGATATTGGATAAAGTATTACCGCATATGCATATTGTTAATGGGCATGAAGAAAAAGAAGGTCCTAAAATTCAATTATCAAAAAGCGTATTATTATTTCTTGCTATAACATTGCATAATATTCCCGAAGGCTTGGCTGTCGGAGTTACTTTTGGAGCTTTTTCTATAGGACAAAGCGGAATAACTTTAGCTTCTGCAATGGCTCTTACTTTAGGTATAGGTTTGCAAAATTTGCCCGAAGGCGCTGCGGTTTCTTTGCCATTAAAAACTACGGGCGTTTCAAAATTAAAATCTTTCGCTTTAGGCTCTTTATCGGGTTTGGTAGAACCTATTGCCGCCGTAATCGGAGCATTAACCGTCACAAAATTAACTTTAATTTTACCTGCGGCTTTATCTTTTTCTGCAGGCGCTATGATTTATGTCGTTATAGAAGAACTTGTTCCCGAAGCGGTTGCCGAAGAACATAATCATTTTGGAGTTTTTGGATTTATATTCGGTTTTGCTATTATGATGATTTTAGATATAGCTTTGAATTAA